A genomic segment from Pistricoccus aurantiacus encodes:
- a CDS encoding cytochrome o ubiquinol oxidase subunit III, whose protein sequence is MSTASKHDAQTVEHEHHDAGGTKVFGFWVYLMSDLVIFGSLFATYAVLVGGTAGGPTGKDIFELPFVLVETFLLLFSSFTYGLAVLAMNVDKRDQVRIWLGITFLLGAGFVGMEIYEFQHLIHEGFGPDRSAFLTAFFTLVGTHGLHVTFGLIWILVMLVQVSTKGLNDMTRPRIMCLSLFWHFLDIVWICVFSFVYLMGVL, encoded by the coding sequence ATGAGTACTGCAAGCAAACACGACGCTCAGACCGTCGAGCACGAGCATCACGATGCCGGCGGCACCAAGGTCTTCGGCTTCTGGGTCTATCTGATGAGCGATCTGGTGATCTTCGGATCGCTGTTCGCCACCTATGCCGTGCTCGTGGGGGGCACGGCCGGGGGCCCCACCGGAAAGGACATCTTCGAACTGCCCTTCGTGCTGGTGGAGACCTTCCTGCTGCTGTTCTCGAGCTTTACCTACGGTCTCGCGGTATTGGCGATGAACGTCGACAAGCGGGACCAGGTACGAATCTGGCTGGGCATTACCTTCCTGCTGGGGGCGGGTTTCGTGGGCATGGAGATCTACGAATTCCAGCATTTGATTCATGAAGGGTTCGGTCCGGATCGCAGCGCCTTCCTGACCGCGTTCTTCACCTTGGTGGGCACCCACGGTCTGCACGTGACCTTCGGTCTGATCTGGATTCTGGTGATGCTGGTCCAGGTGTCCACCAAGGGCCTGAACGACATGACGCGGCCGCGCATCATGTGTCTGAGCTTGTTCTGGCACTTTCTGGATATCGTCTGGATCTGCGTCTTCTCCTTCGTCTACCTGATGGGAGTGCTGTGA
- the cyoD gene encoding cytochrome o ubiquinol oxidase subunit IV — protein MSDSHTAPGGASHGSVKSYVVGLVLSILLTVIAFAAVMSGAFSTAVTVAIIVIMAVAQILVQLILFMHMNTKSDEGWNVMSFVFTILILALVVGGSLWIMHHLHLNMMIG, from the coding sequence ATGAGCGACTCACATACGGCGCCGGGCGGCGCGAGCCACGGCAGCGTCAAGTCCTATGTAGTGGGCCTGGTTCTGTCCATCCTGCTGACGGTGATTGCTTTCGCCGCGGTGATGAGCGGAGCGTTCAGCACCGCCGTCACGGTAGCCATTATCGTGATCATGGCGGTGGCGCAGATTCTCGTGCAGCTGATCCTGTTCATGCACATGAACACCAAATCCGACGAGGGCTGGAATGTCATGTCCTTCGTCTTCACGATACTGATACTGGCCCTGGTCGTGGGAGGTTCGCTGTGGATCATGCATCATCTGCATCTGAACATGATGATCGGCTAA
- the cyoE gene encoding heme o synthase, with amino-acid sequence MTRHGRLKDLLTLTKPGIIGGNVISLMGGFFLAARGEVDPWLFCLTLIGLALVIASGCAFNNVIDRDIDALMWRTRNRPLVQGRITPVKTLWFAMLLGVAGFTTLALGTNLLTVGLAAFGFVIYVGVYSLYMKRHSEYGTLVGSLSGAVPPVVGYCAVTGQFDTGALTLLVIFCLWQMPHSYAIAIFRLKDYRAASIPVLPVVRGIETAKHYILGYILAFVVATLTLSLAGYAGTGYFIVALAMGVYWLYLGLEGYRARDDEKWARQVFGFSILTITALSLMMSLDASLAQAPALWTSL; translated from the coding sequence ATGACGCGGCACGGCAGACTCAAGGATCTTCTCACCCTGACCAAACCGGGAATCATCGGCGGCAACGTGATCTCCTTGATGGGTGGCTTCTTTCTGGCTGCCCGAGGCGAGGTCGATCCCTGGCTGTTCTGTCTTACTCTGATCGGTCTGGCGCTGGTCATCGCCTCGGGGTGCGCCTTCAACAACGTCATCGATCGGGATATCGACGCGCTGATGTGGCGCACCCGCAATCGCCCGCTGGTGCAGGGTCGGATCACGCCTGTCAAGACGCTCTGGTTTGCGATGCTGCTGGGCGTCGCGGGCTTCACCACGCTGGCGCTGGGTACCAATCTCCTGACGGTGGGGCTGGCGGCCTTCGGTTTCGTGATCTATGTGGGCGTCTATAGCCTGTACATGAAGCGCCATTCCGAATACGGCACCCTGGTGGGCAGCCTGTCCGGGGCGGTGCCGCCGGTGGTGGGCTACTGTGCGGTGACCGGACAATTCGATACCGGCGCCCTGACCCTGCTGGTCATCTTCTGCCTGTGGCAGATGCCGCATTCCTACGCCATTGCCATCTTTCGCCTCAAGGATTACCGGGCCGCCTCGATTCCGGTGCTGCCGGTGGTGCGCGGCATCGAGACCGCCAAGCATTACATTCTCGGCTACATCCTGGCCTTCGTCGTCGCGACTCTGACCCTCAGCCTGGCGGGCTACGCCGGTACCGGATACTTCATCGTCGCCCTGGCCATGGGAGTCTACTGGTTGTATCTGGGACTCGAAGGCTATCGTGCCCGCGACGACGAGAAATGGGCCAGGCAGGTGTTCGGCTTCTCGATCCTGACCATCACCGCCTTGAGCCTGATGATGTCGCTGGATGCCAGTCTGGCTCAGGCGCCCGCTCTCTGGACCTCGCTGTAA
- a CDS encoding Yip1 family protein, whose translation MLPHVWGLLAHPKREWKQIREERETLTRLYARHVLALAAIPVICSYIGTTQVGWSLGGDHAILLGYKDALYAGIVFYLVILAAVFAVGSVLYKAAQRYADRPSLRRCVVFAGYIATPMFLSGIVAVYPLIWLCLLVGTIGLCYTAYLLYLGIPAFLGISREEGFVVSSTTLAVGVLILEALLGATVLLWGYGEKWFT comes from the coding sequence ATGCTTCCGCACGTCTGGGGGCTGCTCGCTCATCCAAAGCGCGAATGGAAACAGATTCGCGAGGAGCGCGAGACCCTGACTCGTCTCTATGCCCGTCATGTCCTGGCGCTGGCGGCGATTCCGGTCATCTGTTCGTATATCGGCACCACTCAGGTGGGTTGGAGCCTGGGCGGCGATCACGCCATCCTCCTGGGTTATAAAGACGCCCTCTATGCGGGCATCGTCTTCTATCTGGTAATTCTGGCGGCGGTCTTTGCGGTGGGCAGCGTGCTGTATAAGGCGGCGCAGCGCTATGCCGACCGACCTAGCCTGCGCCGATGCGTGGTGTTCGCCGGCTATATCGCCACGCCGATGTTCCTCAGCGGCATCGTCGCGGTGTACCCGTTGATCTGGCTGTGTCTGCTGGTAGGCACCATCGGGCTTTGCTACACCGCCTACCTGCTGTATCTGGGTATTCCGGCGTTTCTTGGCATCAGCCGTGAAGAAGGCTTCGTGGTATCGAGCACGACTCTGGCGGTCGGCGTGCTGATACTCGAAGCGCTGCTTGGCGCGACGGTGCTGCTCTGGGGCTATGGAGAGAAATGGTTTACCTGA
- a CDS encoding YceI family protein, with amino-acid sequence MRSAIALIIGVWMMGWLSTAQADATAWDIVQDESRLGFVATQDGDEFEGEFAEFETEIRFSKAALEESRFDVTIDVTSIDAGNSQRNDALPDEEWFFFERFPQASYVTSAIREGDEAPFEALGTLTLRGIEREVVLPFEWRTDGDRASMQGRTTLNRTDFGIGQGEWAEDDTVAYPVEVVVDLTLERSD; translated from the coding sequence ATGCGTTCAGCAATAGCATTGATAATCGGCGTATGGATGATGGGGTGGTTGAGCACCGCTCAGGCGGATGCCACCGCTTGGGATATCGTTCAGGACGAGAGCCGGCTGGGTTTTGTCGCCACGCAGGATGGTGATGAATTCGAGGGGGAGTTTGCCGAGTTCGAGACAGAGATACGCTTCTCGAAGGCGGCTCTCGAGGAGAGTCGTTTCGATGTCACCATCGATGTGACGAGCATCGATGCGGGAAATTCACAGCGCAACGACGCGCTCCCGGACGAGGAATGGTTCTTCTTCGAGCGTTTTCCCCAGGCGTCCTATGTGACATCGGCGATCCGTGAGGGTGACGAGGCGCCCTTCGAGGCGTTGGGCACCCTGACCCTGCGGGGAATCGAACGCGAGGTGGTATTGCCCTTCGAGTGGCGGACGGACGGCGATCGCGCCAGCATGCAGGGCCGCACGACCTTGAACCGTACCGACTTCGGTATCGGCCAGGGCGAATGGGCGGAGGACGATACCGTCGCCTATCCGGTGGAGGTGGTGGTCGATCTCACCCTCGAGCGAAGCGACTGA
- a CDS encoding aminotransferase class V-fold PLP-dependent enzyme, translating to MAGLLPDVDPNGLLEYSVVYTDRSLNHMSKKFQNVVNDVLDMLKEVYNAHSAVLMPGSGTFGMEAVARQFATGQQVMVLRNGWFSYRWTQIFDMGDIPATSYVLKAQRQGDGAQDPFEPAPIEQVVATIEEEKPALVFAPHVETSSGMILPNDYLKQVAEAVHEAGGLFVLDCIASGDIWVDMRETGVDVLISAPQKGWTSSPGCAMVMLSEQAEARLKETTSTSFAADLRKWRDIMAAYENGGHAYHATLPTDGILQLRDVMRETREYGFGKVRSEQQELGDAVRALLVEHGYPSVAAKGYQAPGVVVSYTQDSGLPAKFAAQGVQIAAGVPLMCDEGDDFQTFRIGLFGLDKLNNTQRSVENLRKALEKIQG from the coding sequence ATGGCAGGCCTGTTACCCGATGTCGATCCAAATGGACTGCTCGAATATTCGGTGGTGTATACCGACCGCTCGCTGAACCACATGTCGAAGAAATTTCAGAACGTCGTCAACGACGTGCTCGACATGCTCAAGGAAGTCTACAACGCTCATAGCGCCGTCCTGATGCCGGGTAGCGGCACCTTCGGCATGGAAGCGGTGGCGCGTCAGTTCGCCACCGGCCAACAGGTTATGGTGCTGCGCAACGGCTGGTTCAGCTACCGCTGGACGCAGATCTTCGATATGGGCGACATCCCCGCCACTTCCTACGTGTTGAAGGCCCAGCGCCAGGGCGATGGCGCTCAGGATCCCTTCGAACCGGCTCCCATCGAGCAGGTAGTCGCCACCATCGAGGAAGAAAAGCCCGCCCTGGTGTTCGCGCCCCACGTGGAAACCTCCTCCGGCATGATCTTGCCAAACGACTACCTCAAGCAGGTGGCGGAGGCGGTACACGAGGCCGGCGGACTCTTTGTGCTGGACTGCATCGCCTCGGGAGATATTTGGGTCGACATGCGGGAAACCGGCGTGGATGTGCTGATCAGCGCCCCCCAGAAAGGCTGGACCAGCTCCCCGGGCTGCGCCATGGTGATGCTATCCGAGCAGGCGGAAGCTCGGCTCAAGGAAACCACCAGCACCAGCTTCGCCGCGGATCTGCGCAAGTGGCGGGATATCATGGCGGCCTACGAGAACGGCGGCCATGCCTATCACGCCACCCTGCCCACGGACGGCATTCTCCAGCTGCGCGACGTGATGCGCGAGACCCGGGAATACGGCTTCGGCAAAGTGCGAAGCGAACAGCAGGAGCTTGGCGACGCGGTACGCGCCCTGCTGGTGGAGCACGGCTATCCGAGCGTCGCCGCCAAAGGCTATCAGGCGCCGGGCGTGGTGGTCAGCTATACCCAGGATTCCGGTCTTCCCGCCAAGTTCGCCGCCCAGGGCGTGCAGATCGCCGCCGGCGTGCCGCTGATGTGCGACGAAGGCGACGATTTCCAGACCTTCCGCATCGGCCTGTTCGGCCTGGACAAGCTGAACAACACTCAGCGCAGCGTGGAGAATCTGCGCAAGGCGTTGGAAAAAATCCAAGGCTAA
- the tenA gene encoding thiaminase II, whose protein sequence is MKNYNFDDLKIACRDDWRAYIQHDFVRQLGAGILPGDAFRHYLQQDYLFLIHFARAYALAVYKSRNMTELRHGFEGLKTIVDVELGLHVDYCREWGISEDDLARLPEAKATLAYTRYVLDTGNRGDLLDMHVALAPCLVGYGEIANWLNEQNDTRRGAGNPFDAWIAMYESDDFQAAMRAEVDWLNARLATVTDERFDELATIFRDATRLEIDFWQMGLDKAS, encoded by the coding sequence ATGAAGAATTACAATTTCGACGACTTGAAAATCGCCTGCCGCGACGACTGGCGCGCCTACATCCAGCACGATTTCGTTCGCCAGCTCGGCGCCGGCATCCTGCCCGGAGACGCCTTTCGCCATTATCTGCAGCAGGACTACCTGTTCCTGATCCACTTCGCCCGGGCCTACGCCCTGGCGGTCTACAAGAGCCGCAACATGACGGAGCTGCGCCACGGCTTCGAGGGCTTGAAGACCATCGTCGACGTGGAACTCGGCCTGCACGTGGACTACTGTCGGGAATGGGGCATCTCCGAGGACGACCTGGCCCGGCTGCCGGAAGCCAAGGCGACCCTTGCCTACACCCGCTATGTGCTGGATACCGGCAATCGGGGCGACCTGCTCGACATGCACGTGGCCCTCGCTCCCTGCCTGGTGGGCTACGGCGAAATCGCCAACTGGCTCAATGAGCAAAACGACACCCGGCGCGGTGCGGGAAATCCTTTTGATGCCTGGATCGCCATGTACGAAAGCGACGACTTTCAGGCCGCCATGCGCGCGGAAGTCGACTGGCTGAATGCCCGGCTCGCCACGGTAACCGACGAACGCTTCGATGAGCTCGCCACCATTTTTCGCGATGCTACTCGCCTGGAGATCGATTTCTGGCAGATGGGTCTGGACAAAGCCAGTTGA
- a CDS encoding YceI family protein gives MLTLLIALGAAPSAWAEKRTYEIDPEHFSIGFSVSHVGYADVIGLFIEGSGEFVYDEATQTLHEGRVEIAADSVFTGHEERDEHVRDKDFLDVDDASTIVFVARELTTDSPTTGTLEGDLTLLGETHPITLDVTLNKAARYPFGHKEYTLGISATTVIERSRWGMDYAVDNGLVGDEVAVRLEFEAIRQ, from the coding sequence ATGCTGACGCTATTGATCGCTCTGGGAGCCGCGCCATCGGCTTGGGCGGAAAAGCGTACCTATGAGATCGATCCGGAGCATTTCTCCATCGGTTTCTCGGTCTCTCATGTAGGCTACGCGGATGTCATCGGGCTATTTATCGAAGGCAGCGGGGAGTTCGTCTACGATGAAGCTACCCAGACGCTTCATGAAGGCCGAGTGGAGATCGCCGCGGACAGCGTCTTTACCGGTCATGAAGAACGCGACGAGCATGTGCGCGACAAGGATTTTCTCGACGTCGACGATGCCTCGACAATCGTGTTCGTTGCCCGGGAGCTGACCACGGACTCTCCCACCACCGGCACTCTCGAAGGCGATCTCACCTTGCTTGGCGAGACGCATCCGATCACTCTGGATGTGACCCTCAACAAGGCGGCGCGCTACCCCTTCGGCCACAAGGAATACACGCTGGGCATTTCCGCCACCACGGTGATCGAACGCTCCCGCTGGGGCATGGATTACGCCGTGGACAACGGCCTGGTGGGTGACGAGGTGGCGGTGCGTCTGGAATTTGAAGCCATCCGGCAATAA